One genomic window of Halorhabdus sp. CBA1104 includes the following:
- a CDS encoding DEAD/DEAH box helicase produces the protein MDDVLDWLRSRPYYEGQIADERTLPGREAVYGDLAVPDRLASTLEGAGIEDFYRHQTEAIEAVRAGENVVLASPTASGKSLAYTVPAFERAMDRTATTLYIAPQVALINDQAETLSELAHGLGFGSRVTVDRYTGHLSRSEKETVRERQPTVLLTTPDMLHYGIMPHAHRLWEWFFQRLETIVIDEVHAYRGVFGSHVSLVMRRLNRLAERFDADPQYVCCSATIGNPVDHAATVTNQPAASYRLIDDDDSATGPRHWLVWNPPEKRGGGGQGRRKSQHVETKRLFADLVQRGLQTAVFTGSRQVAERYATESADALRERGEGKLATEIAAYQAALTDDRRRELETGLHDGSIRGVWSTNALELGVDVGGLDAVLLDGYPGTRMETFQRAGRAGRGDDPALVALVTGEDQLDQYVARHPEALFDRDPEQALTNPDNEQILPDHVRSAARENWLSPGDDRHFGASFPDVVADLESAGDLERRATEAGTRWLYDGGASPQHETSLRTADDREIRLRERGADDVIATLPFGDALRDAHPGAIYHHQGTSYEVVDLDLDHDVATLSRTYANQYTRVRHEKTITVEEDLQEKPFPGRPDVPVRFADVTMRKQITGFERHDASSGEVIGREPLSVPETTLRTRALYYALPPDLEQTLRANGDFPGGIHAAEHAMIATMPLSFLCDRRDIGGLSTPHHPHTDRSTIFIYDGYPGGVGIARAGYESIDDLAATTQELVADCDCTEGCPACVQSPHCGNANDPLDKHLAIELLASLLEHG, from the coding sequence GTGGACGACGTTCTCGACTGGCTCCGAAGTCGGCCCTACTACGAGGGACAGATCGCCGACGAGCGGACGCTCCCGGGACGCGAGGCGGTCTACGGCGATCTCGCGGTCCCCGATCGCCTCGCCTCGACCCTGGAAGGGGCGGGGATCGAGGATTTCTACCGTCACCAGACCGAGGCGATCGAAGCGGTCCGGGCAGGTGAGAACGTCGTTCTGGCGTCGCCGACCGCAAGCGGCAAGAGCCTCGCTTACACCGTCCCGGCCTTCGAGCGGGCGATGGACCGCACGGCGACGACGCTGTACATCGCCCCGCAGGTTGCGCTGATCAACGATCAGGCCGAGACACTCTCGGAGCTGGCTCACGGCCTGGGCTTTGGCTCGCGCGTGACCGTCGATCGCTATACGGGACACCTCTCTCGTTCGGAGAAAGAGACCGTTCGCGAGCGCCAGCCCACGGTCTTGCTGACGACGCCGGACATGCTCCACTACGGGATCATGCCCCACGCCCATCGTCTCTGGGAGTGGTTCTTCCAGCGTCTGGAGACGATCGTCATCGACGAAGTACACGCCTATCGGGGCGTCTTCGGCAGTCACGTCTCGCTGGTCATGCGGCGGCTCAACAGGCTCGCGGAACGATTCGACGCCGACCCGCAGTACGTCTGCTGTTCGGCGACGATCGGCAATCCGGTCGATCACGCCGCGACCGTGACGAACCAGCCGGCAGCGTCGTATCGGCTCATCGACGACGACGACAGCGCGACCGGCCCACGCCACTGGCTGGTCTGGAATCCACCCGAGAAACGCGGCGGTGGCGGCCAGGGGCGACGCAAGTCCCAGCACGTCGAGACCAAGCGGCTGTTCGCCGATCTCGTCCAGCGCGGCCTTCAGACGGCCGTGTTCACCGGCTCCCGGCAGGTCGCCGAACGCTACGCCACCGAGAGTGCCGACGCACTCCGGGAACGCGGCGAGGGAAAACTGGCGACGGAGATCGCCGCCTACCAGGCCGCACTGACCGACGACCGGCGACGCGAACTGGAGACGGGGCTGCACGACGGGTCGATCCGTGGCGTCTGGAGCACGAACGCCCTGGAGCTGGGCGTCGACGTCGGTGGCCTCGATGCTGTCTTACTGGATGGGTATCCGGGAACGCGCATGGAGACCTTCCAGCGAGCGGGACGGGCGGGGCGTGGCGACGATCCCGCACTGGTCGCACTCGTGACCGGTGAGGATCAACTCGACCAGTACGTCGCCCGCCACCCCGAGGCGCTGTTCGATCGCGACCCCGAGCAAGCGCTCACCAACCCCGACAACGAGCAGATTCTCCCCGATCACGTCCGGTCGGCCGCCCGCGAGAACTGGCTCTCGCCGGGCGACGATCGACACTTCGGGGCGTCGTTCCCGGACGTGGTGGCCGATCTGGAGAGCGCGGGCGATCTCGAACGCCGAGCGACCGAGGCGGGGACACGCTGGCTCTACGACGGCGGGGCCAGTCCCCAACACGAGACGAGTCTCCGGACGGCCGACGACCGGGAGATCCGCCTGCGCGAGCGTGGGGCAGACGACGTGATCGCCACACTTCCGTTCGGCGACGCGTTGCGGGACGCCCATCCGGGGGCGATCTACCACCACCAGGGGACCTCCTACGAGGTCGTGGATCTGGACCTGGATCACGACGTGGCAACCTTGTCCCGGACGTACGCCAACCAGTACACGCGCGTGCGCCACGAGAAGACGATCACCGTCGAGGAAGACCTGCAGGAGAAACCGTTCCCGGGGCGTCCAGACGTCCCGGTCCGGTTTGCGGACGTGACCATGCGCAAGCAGATTACCGGATTCGAACGCCACGACGCCAGCAGCGGCGAGGTCATCGGGCGCGAACCGCTCTCCGTGCCCGAGACGACCCTCCGGACGCGAGCGCTGTACTACGCCCTGCCCCCCGACTTGGAACAGACATTGCGAGCGAACGGTGACTTCCCTGGCGGGATCCACGCCGCCGAGCATGCCATGATCGCTACGATGCCCCTCTCATTTCTGTGTGATCGCCGGGACATCGGTGGCCTCTCGACCCCCCATCACCCTCACACCGACCGGAGTACGATCTTCATCTACGACGGCTATCCCGGGGGCGTGGGAATTGCCCGGGCCGGTTACGAGTCCATCGACGACTTGGCGGCGACGACGCAGGAACTCGTCGCCGACTGTGACTGTACGGAGGGGTGTCCGGCGTGTGTCCAGTCGCCCCACTGTGGGAACGCCAACGACCCACTCGATAAGCACCTCGCGATCGAGCTGCTCGCTTCGCTGCTGGAACACGGCTGA
- a CDS encoding helix-turn-helix domain-containing protein — protein MVQDHPSVGSMQLVNTHDAETLYALEWEPPAESLFQTMTEMGAALLGATGSADRWAIELRFPSHDALSGFQEYYLDRGIPVSIEKIYNPTKPDAGPWYGLTAVQRETLTHAVESGYYSLPREISTQELAAEFDISDQATTERLRRGIATLVDNTLLAAETEG, from the coding sequence ATGGTTCAGGACCATCCGTCCGTTGGCAGCATGCAACTAGTCAACACCCACGACGCGGAAACGCTGTACGCCCTAGAGTGGGAGCCGCCTGCGGAGTCGCTGTTCCAGACGATGACGGAGATGGGTGCGGCACTGCTCGGCGCGACCGGGAGTGCCGATCGGTGGGCGATCGAACTCAGGTTTCCGTCCCACGATGCGCTGTCCGGATTCCAGGAGTATTACCTCGACCGGGGGATCCCGGTCTCTATCGAGAAGATATACAATCCGACGAAACCCGACGCCGGACCGTGGTACGGATTGACGGCAGTACAGCGAGAAACCCTCACACATGCGGTCGAGTCGGGCTACTATTCGCTCCCACGGGAGATATCGACGCAAGAACTCGCCGCGGAGTTCGATATCTCCGACCAGGCGACCACCGAGCGGCTCCGCCGGGGCATCGCGACACTCGTCGACAATACACTGTTAGCCGCCGAGACCGAAGGGTGA
- a CDS encoding ATP-binding protein produces MGDSLVGKTAPSRTTGLGADVARHLLGSLSSHAVFMLDSEGTITAWPGPAVGQYGYDAETIVGEHVSELFAERGESDTDDAATIIPAEPIEGCLEVERWHERANGTVFWGTLTISPLVGPDADGFAAISQDETATKEYERMLERQNDRLKEFTDILAHDLRNPLEVIDGRLRLYAETGDEAHIETIDETTDRMARLVDDLLRVARQGDVVTDPEPTDLEAVVETAWQVVETAWQVVGTSPTATLEHHEIPSVSADADRLVELFENLFRNSVEHGHQRVTIHVGPLETGLYVEDDGPGIPTEHQDEVFEHGFTTSSGGSGYGLSVVRTIANAHGWDIRATDAESRGARFEITGIDFLE; encoded by the coding sequence ATAGGGGACTCACTCGTGGGAAAGACGGCACCATCTCGGACGACGGGCCTGGGGGCGGACGTGGCTCGTCACCTGCTCGGCAGTCTCTCCTCTCATGCGGTGTTCATGCTCGACAGTGAGGGGACGATAACTGCCTGGCCCGGTCCCGCTGTAGGGCAGTACGGCTACGACGCCGAGACTATCGTCGGCGAGCACGTGAGCGAGCTGTTCGCCGAACGGGGCGAGTCCGATACTGACGACGCGGCAACGATCATCCCTGCGGAGCCAATTGAGGGGTGTCTCGAAGTCGAACGCTGGCACGAGCGGGCCAACGGGACTGTCTTCTGGGGGACGTTGACGATCTCACCACTGGTAGGACCGGACGCCGATGGGTTCGCGGCGATCAGCCAAGACGAGACGGCCACAAAAGAGTACGAGCGGATGCTCGAACGCCAGAACGACCGTCTCAAGGAGTTTACGGACATTCTCGCACACGATCTCCGCAACCCACTGGAGGTCATCGACGGACGCTTACGGCTCTACGCGGAGACGGGCGACGAGGCACACATCGAAACGATCGACGAGACGACCGACCGGATGGCCCGGCTCGTCGACGATCTTCTCCGTGTCGCCCGGCAAGGCGATGTCGTCACGGACCCGGAACCGACCGATCTCGAGGCGGTCGTCGAGACCGCCTGGCAGGTCGTCGAGACCGCCTGGCAGGTCGTCGGGACATCGCCGACGGCGACGCTCGAACATCACGAGATTCCGTCGGTGAGTGCCGACGCCGACCGACTCGTCGAACTCTTCGAGAACCTGTTTCGCAACAGCGTCGAACACGGCCACCAGCGCGTAACGATCCACGTCGGGCCGCTTGAGACGGGGTTGTATGTCGAAGACGACGGACCTGGCATCCCCACGGAGCATCAGGACGAGGTTTTCGAACACGGCTTTACCACGAGTTCCGGCGGCAGCGGCTACGGACTCTCCGTCGTCCGGACGATCGCGAATGCCCACGGCTGGGACATTCGCGCGACGGACGCCGAAAGTCGCGGTGCACGCTTCGAGATTACCGGCATCGACTTTCTAGAGTGA
- a CDS encoding FxsA family protein, producing MLRLIAVLLLIPLLDMLLLVAVAGVLGVLETVALVVLTGLVGLMLVRAEGRHTLRKIQRKVVEGEAPTDEVLDGALLLVAGAFLLTPGLVTDVLGFIFVVPPTRYPVRVALKKWVVTPYIDNKTGGFATGSVYVGGFPGEGDGNIGGASGPSGPGGPGGPAGAGPDGVRDIGAAEDVDDATDDRRE from the coding sequence ATGCTCCGGCTCATCGCGGTCTTGCTGTTGATCCCGCTGCTGGACATGCTGTTGCTCGTGGCAGTGGCAGGAGTCCTCGGTGTCCTCGAAACGGTTGCGCTGGTCGTCCTGACGGGCCTGGTCGGACTCATGCTCGTCCGCGCGGAGGGCCGGCACACGCTGCGGAAAATCCAGCGGAAAGTCGTCGAAGGCGAGGCGCCGACCGACGAAGTACTCGATGGCGCACTCTTGCTCGTCGCCGGCGCGTTCCTGCTCACGCCGGGGCTCGTGACGGACGTCCTCGGGTTCATCTTCGTTGTCCCACCGACGCGCTACCCCGTCCGCGTCGCGCTGAAAAAGTGGGTCGTCACGCCCTACATCGACAACAAGACTGGCGGCTTCGCGACCGGCTCGGTCTACGTCGGCGGGTTTCCGGGCGAGGGAGACGGCAATATCGGCGGCGCTTCCGGCCCGAGCGGTCCCGGCGGCCCAGGTGGTCCCGCTGGAGCCGGGCCGGACGGCGTGCGCGATATCGGCGCGGCTGAAGACGTCGACGACGCGACCGACGATCGACGCGAGTGA